One region of Candidatus Binatia bacterium genomic DNA includes:
- the glnA gene encoding type I glutamate--ammonia ligase, translated as MTPKEVIKFAKEQKATVVDLKFNDFLGIWQHFSMPINELTEGLFEEGSGFDGSSIRGWQPIHASDMLVMPDPTTAVMDPFFKEPTVSLICNIVDPITKEDYSRDPRNIARKAEAFLQSTGVGDVSYFGPEPEFFIFDDIRYAQNQHEGFYFLDSREGQWNTGRDEKPNLGYKPRYKEGYFPVPPTDSQQDIRAEMVRVMEQLGYHVEKQHHEVATAGQAEIDLRFLPLVKMGDALMWYKYVVKNVAWRNGKTATFMPKPVFGDNGSGMHVHQSIWKGEKPLFAGNGYGGMSELAMHYIGGILKHAKSLAAFTNPTTNSYRRLVPGFEAPVNLAYSSRNRSAAVRIPMYSPSPKAKRIEVRFPDPSSNGYLAFAAMLMAGLDGVQKRLSPGDPLDKDIYALSPEELKEVPGMPASLDEALDNLRNDHEFLLQGDVFTQDVIDTWIEYKMANEVSAMRLRPHPWEFALYYDA; from the coding sequence ATGACTCCCAAAGAGGTGATCAAGTTTGCAAAGGAACAGAAGGCGACCGTCGTCGACCTGAAGTTCAACGACTTCCTCGGCATCTGGCAGCACTTTTCGATGCCGATCAACGAGCTTACCGAGGGGCTATTCGAGGAAGGCTCGGGATTCGACGGCTCGTCGATCCGCGGCTGGCAGCCCATCCACGCCAGCGACATGCTCGTGATGCCAGATCCGACGACCGCGGTCATGGACCCGTTCTTCAAGGAACCGACGGTTTCGCTGATCTGCAATATTGTCGACCCGATCACCAAAGAGGACTACTCCCGCGATCCGCGCAACATCGCTCGCAAGGCCGAAGCCTTCTTGCAGTCGACCGGGGTCGGCGACGTGTCGTATTTCGGCCCCGAACCCGAATTCTTCATTTTCGACGACATCCGCTACGCGCAAAACCAGCACGAGGGCTTCTACTTCCTCGACTCCAGGGAAGGACAGTGGAACACCGGCCGGGACGAGAAACCGAACCTCGGGTACAAGCCGCGTTACAAGGAAGGCTACTTCCCGGTACCGCCCACGGACAGCCAGCAGGACATCCGCGCGGAGATGGTGCGGGTAATGGAGCAGCTCGGCTACCACGTCGAGAAGCAGCACCACGAGGTGGCGACCGCCGGCCAGGCGGAAATCGACCTGCGTTTCCTGCCCCTGGTGAAAATGGGCGACGCTCTCATGTGGTACAAGTACGTCGTCAAGAACGTCGCCTGGCGCAACGGCAAGACCGCAACCTTCATGCCGAAGCCGGTCTTCGGCGACAACGGCAGCGGTATGCACGTTCACCAGAGCATCTGGAAGGGCGAGAAACCACTGTTCGCCGGTAACGGCTACGGCGGCATGAGCGAACTGGCGATGCACTACATCGGCGGCATCCTCAAACACGCCAAGTCGCTGGCCGCGTTCACCAACCCGACCACCAACAGCTACCGCAGGCTGGTCCCCGGTTTCGAAGCGCCGGTCAACCTCGCCTACTCCAGTCGCAACCGCAGCGCCGCCGTCCGCATCCCGATGTACAGCCCCAGCCCGAAGGCCAAGCGCATCGAGGTCCGTTTCCCCGACCCGAGCAGCAACGGCTACCTCGCCTTCGCCGCCATGCTGATGGCCGGTCTGGACGGGGTTCAGAAGCGTCTCAGCCCGGGCGATCCGCTCGACAAGGACATCTACGCCCTCAGCCCGGAAGAACTGAAGGAAGTCCCGGGCATGCCGGCAAGTCTGGACGAAGCCCTCGACAACCTGCGCAACGACCACGAGTTCCTGCTCCAGGGGGACGTGTTCACGCAGGACGTCATCGACACCTGGATCGAGTACAAGATGGCGAACGAGGTGAGCGCCATGCGCCTCCGCCCGCATCCATGGGAATTCGCGCTGTACTACGACGCTTGA
- a CDS encoding P-II family nitrogen regulator, translating to MKKVEAIIKPFKLDEVKDSLSSIGIQGITVSEVKGFGRQKGHTELYRGAEYVVDFLPKVKLEIIVKDDQVAAVVEAILKSAKTGRIGDGKIFVVPIEEVVRIRTGERGSDAI from the coding sequence ATGAAAAAGGTCGAAGCCATCATCAAGCCGTTCAAGCTCGACGAGGTGAAGGACAGCTTGAGCAGCATCGGCATTCAGGGAATCACCGTAAGCGAGGTGAAAGGATTCGGACGCCAGAAGGGTCACACAGAGCTGTATCGGGGCGCCGAGTACGTCGTCGATTTCCTGCCCAAGGTGAAGCTCGAGATAATCGTCAAGGACGACCAGGTCGCCGCGGTCGTCGAGGCTATCCTGAAGTCGGCTAAGACAGGGCGCATCGGCGACGGCAAGATCTTCGTCGTGCCCATCGAGGAGGTCGTTCGCATTCGCACGGGCGAACGCGGATCGGATGCCATCTAA
- a CDS encoding ammonium transporter yields the protein MDTGDTAWMLVSSAMVLLMTAPGLALFYGGLVRRKNGLATIMQSFVLVAVISVQWALYGYSLAFGTDHGGLIGGFDFVGLNGVGAEPNGDYAPTIPHTAFMVFQCMFAIITPALITGAFAERMKFSAFLAFSVLWATLIYDPLAHWVWGKGGWMGLLGGIGALDFAGGTVVHISSGISALAAALVMGKRLGYPHEAMPPHNLPFSVIGAGLLWFGWFGFNAGSALGANGLAASAFVVTNLGAAAATLSWMVAEWAHHGKPTVLGAASGAVAGLVAITPAAGFVGPMAALIIGAIGGAICYTAVNVKRRFGYDDSLDVVGVHFVGGTTGAILTGVFASVAVNSAGADGLLYGNPGQLGIQLVATAASIVYSFVGAFVLLKLVDATIGLRVDEEDEVVGLDLSQHGENAYTL from the coding sequence ATCGATACCGGCGATACCGCGTGGATGCTGGTGTCGTCGGCCATGGTGCTGTTGATGACGGCGCCCGGACTGGCCTTGTTTTACGGCGGACTGGTACGGCGCAAGAACGGTCTGGCCACGATCATGCAGAGTTTCGTGCTCGTGGCGGTGATCAGCGTGCAGTGGGCGTTGTACGGGTACTCGCTCGCCTTCGGCACGGATCACGGTGGCCTGATCGGCGGATTCGACTTCGTCGGTCTGAACGGTGTGGGCGCCGAACCCAACGGCGATTACGCGCCGACCATTCCGCACACGGCGTTCATGGTGTTCCAGTGCATGTTCGCGATCATCACCCCCGCACTGATCACGGGTGCGTTCGCCGAACGAATGAAGTTCAGTGCTTTCCTGGCCTTCAGCGTACTGTGGGCAACGCTCATCTACGATCCCCTGGCCCACTGGGTCTGGGGTAAGGGCGGGTGGATGGGTTTGCTCGGCGGCATTGGCGCGCTCGACTTCGCCGGCGGTACGGTGGTGCACATCAGCTCCGGTATTTCCGCCCTGGCCGCGGCTCTGGTCATGGGCAAGCGACTCGGCTATCCCCACGAAGCCATGCCGCCGCACAACCTGCCGTTCTCGGTCATCGGCGCCGGGCTGCTGTGGTTCGGCTGGTTCGGTTTCAATGCGGGCAGCGCTCTCGGCGCCAACGGTCTGGCGGCCAGCGCCTTTGTGGTCACCAATCTCGGGGCGGCGGCGGCGACATTGAGCTGGATGGTCGCGGAGTGGGCGCATCACGGCAAGCCGACGGTCCTCGGCGCCGCCTCGGGCGCCGTGGCCGGATTGGTGGCCATCACGCCGGCGGCGGGTTTCGTCGGACCGATGGCGGCCCTGATAATCGGGGCCATCGGCGGGGCGATCTGCTACACCGCGGTCAACGTCAAGCGCCGCTTCGGTTACGACGACTCGCTCGACGTCGTGGGGGTACACTTCGTTGGTGGAACCACAGGGGCGATTCTCACCGGGGTCTTCGCCTCCGTAGCGGTCAATTCCGCCGGCGCCGACGGTCTTCTGTACGGCAACCCGGGCCAACTCGGTATTCAGCTCGTCGCCACCGCGGCCAGTATCGTGTACTCGTTTGTCGGGGCGTTCGTGCTTCTCAAGCTCGTCGATGCGACGATCGGACTGCGCGTCGACGAGGAAGACGAAGTGGTCGGCCTCGACCTTTCCCAGCACGGGGAGAATGCCTACACGCTTTGA
- the plsY gene encoding glycerol-3-phosphate 1-O-acyltransferase PlsY: MFTALAVAIGYLIGSIPSGVLFARASGVDLRGSGSGNIGATNVARTVGARAGVLTLAADVLKGLLPAYAAQMAGAEAAPVGLATVIGHIYPVFARFRGGKGVATAFGAFLALAPLAVLPALLGFVVVAASTRYVSAASLTAAFVLPVACALIGYGPNVTGAAVVAAVVVGVRHRDNLERLWAGTEPRFRVARR, translated from the coding sequence GTGTTTACCGCCCTGGCTGTCGCGATCGGCTACTTGATCGGGTCCATACCGAGCGGGGTACTGTTTGCCCGCGCCTCCGGGGTCGACCTGCGAGGAAGCGGCAGCGGCAATATCGGCGCCACCAATGTAGCGCGGACGGTCGGCGCGCGGGCGGGCGTGCTCACACTCGCGGCCGACGTTCTCAAAGGCCTGCTCCCCGCCTATGCGGCCCAGATGGCCGGCGCCGAAGCCGCGCCGGTGGGGCTCGCCACCGTGATCGGCCATATCTATCCCGTCTTCGCCCGGTTCCGCGGCGGCAAGGGCGTGGCAACCGCGTTCGGCGCCTTCCTCGCCCTCGCCCCTCTGGCCGTGCTGCCCGCTCTGCTCGGCTTCGTCGTCGTTGCGGCGTCGACCCGCTACGTGTCAGCCGCCTCGCTGACGGCGGCGTTCGTTCTCCCGGTCGCCTGTGCGCTGATCGGCTACGGGCCAAACGTCACCGGCGCCGCCGTTGTCGCTGCCGTGGTGGTCGGAGTCCGCCACCGTGACAACCTAGAACGCCTGTGGGCCGGCACGGAACCGCGATTTCGCGTCGCACGACGCTGA
- a CDS encoding SH3 domain-containing protein, translated as MEQKTPGRARRIVGRWVPAVARKSRRLAGLVLFIGWAVSGIGFPGVPTAAAQTNTVAVVGADRLALRRGPGKQFPPFDSLKAGSRVEIEEIEGEWARVITPGGQRGYVHSNFLQIPGEPRPAAAATVDSPRPAPTATAARPTERKRPPTSSPTRTPRKRATPTPSSTVTRQPDPALATATAIGDRNRQLTDELSALSARNAGLERDLRVALDALAATRAGGATVATPAAGDVSAELTRLTAAVDDLQKQLKDRAGRASPGASATAADARQGLSGATVGAGVLGIAVGWLLGTLLGRRTDRSRRARIRF; from the coding sequence GTGGAGCAGAAGACACCCGGAAGAGCGCGGCGCATCGTCGGCCGGTGGGTGCCGGCCGTGGCACGGAAGAGCCGAAGGCTGGCCGGGCTGGTGTTGTTTATCGGGTGGGCCGTATCGGGCATCGGTTTCCCGGGCGTGCCCACCGCCGCGGCCCAGACCAACACGGTCGCCGTGGTGGGTGCCGACCGACTGGCATTGCGCCGCGGCCCCGGCAAACAGTTCCCTCCCTTCGACTCGCTGAAGGCCGGCAGCCGCGTCGAGATCGAGGAGATCGAGGGCGAGTGGGCTCGGGTGATCACCCCGGGCGGCCAGCGCGGCTACGTACACAGTAACTTCCTGCAGATTCCGGGCGAGCCACGCCCGGCGGCAGCCGCGACGGTCGACAGTCCCCGGCCCGCGCCGACCGCAACCGCGGCCCGTCCCACGGAACGTAAGCGCCCGCCGACATCGAGTCCGACCCGGACCCCGAGAAAGCGGGCGACCCCGACTCCGAGTTCGACGGTGACGCGTCAACCGGACCCGGCCCTGGCCACCGCAACCGCGATCGGCGACCGCAACCGACAACTGACGGACGAGTTGAGTGCCCTGAGCGCCCGCAACGCGGGTCTCGAGAGGGATCTGCGGGTGGCGCTCGACGCCCTGGCAGCCACCCGCGCCGGCGGGGCAACCGTGGCTACGCCCGCCGCAGGCGACGTATCCGCGGAGCTGACCCGTCTGACCGCCGCGGTCGACGACCTGCAGAAGCAGCTCAAGGATCGGGCGGGACGCGCGTCCCCGGGTGCGTCCGCGACGGCGGCCGATGCGCGTCAGGGGCTCAGCGGCGCTACCGTAGGCGCGGGCGTGCTAGGGATCGCCGTCGGGTGGCTGCTTGGGACGTTGCTGGGGCGCCGTACCGACCGCTCGCGGCGCGCACGCATTCGATTCTAA
- the rsmB gene encoding 16S rRNA (cytosine(967)-C(5))-methyltransferase RsmB has product MAKSRAAAPRPPDARALAWEILQLVDDGGFADALLGTRLDGSGLEQRDQALVTRLVYGTLAWQGYLDHVLSAFSRRPLTELDPPVRAVLRLALFQVCKLARVPDFAAVDTAVELVKRHRGGIAAGFVNAVLRRAVKGWAKVALPPASAPAAHLAVRFSHPTWLVERWLAAYGEAETGALLAADNEPAPTVLRVNVRRGDRAALLAELTGAGYAAAPTAFSPLGIRLDNVGSPSRIPGIAAGLCSVQGEASQLVGLLAGVEPGQRVLDACAAPGGKTTHLAELLDDRGELLALDPNATGLERLAAQARRLGLAAIHTVPTDAVAWVEAHADASGAPPRFDCVLVDAPCTGLGTLRAHPEVRWRRTPDDVAALAVLQRRLLERLADCVRPGGTLVYATCTLSAEENEDNVTAFLRERSEFAIDDARRVLPAGAAELVSGDGILRTFPHRHGLDGFFAVRLVRHAAT; this is encoded by the coding sequence TTGGCTAAGTCGAGGGCGGCGGCACCGCGGCCTCCCGATGCCCGCGCCCTGGCGTGGGAAATCCTGCAACTCGTCGACGACGGCGGTTTCGCCGATGCGCTCCTCGGAACGCGGTTGGACGGTTCGGGTTTGGAGCAGCGCGATCAGGCGCTCGTCACCCGTCTCGTATACGGGACCCTCGCCTGGCAGGGGTATCTCGATCATGTGCTGTCGGCCTTCTCGCGGCGGCCCCTGACAGAACTCGATCCGCCGGTGCGTGCCGTGCTCCGCCTCGCCCTCTTTCAGGTGTGCAAGCTGGCGCGCGTGCCGGACTTTGCCGCGGTCGACACGGCGGTCGAGCTCGTCAAGCGGCACCGTGGGGGGATCGCCGCCGGCTTCGTCAACGCCGTGCTCCGGCGCGCCGTGAAGGGCTGGGCCAAGGTTGCCCTGCCGCCCGCGAGCGCCCCCGCCGCGCATCTTGCCGTCCGCTTTTCGCATCCGACGTGGCTCGTCGAGCGCTGGCTGGCCGCGTACGGCGAGGCGGAGACCGGCGCACTGCTTGCCGCCGACAACGAACCCGCCCCGACGGTCCTGCGCGTCAACGTACGCCGCGGCGACCGGGCAGCGTTGCTCGCCGAGCTGACCGGCGCGGGCTACGCGGCCGCACCGACGGCGTTCTCGCCGCTGGGTATTCGCCTCGACAATGTGGGTTCGCCGTCGCGCATTCCCGGCATCGCCGCGGGTCTGTGTTCGGTCCAGGGCGAGGCCTCGCAGCTCGTTGGCCTGCTCGCCGGCGTCGAGCCGGGGCAGCGGGTCCTCGACGCCTGCGCGGCCCCGGGCGGTAAGACAACGCATCTCGCGGAGCTGCTCGACGACCGCGGTGAACTGCTCGCCCTGGACCCCAACGCAACCGGACTTGAGCGTCTCGCCGCCCAGGCGCGTCGCCTCGGTCTCGCCGCGATCCACACGGTTCCGACCGACGCCGTCGCGTGGGTCGAAGCCCACGCTGACGCGTCGGGCGCCCCCCCCCGGTTCGATTGCGTGCTCGTCGACGCGCCGTGCACGGGACTCGGCACGTTGCGCGCGCATCCGGAGGTGCGGTGGCGGCGAACGCCGGACGACGTTGCGGCACTCGCCGTTCTGCAACGCCGGCTCCTGGAACGTCTGGCCGACTGTGTCCGCCCCGGCGGCACTCTCGTGTACGCCACCTGCACCCTGTCGGCGGAGGAGAACGAGGACAACGTAACGGCCTTCCTCCGCGAACGATCCGAGTTCGCCATCGACGACGCCCGCCGGGTCCTGCCGGCCGGGGCAGCGGAACTCGTCAGTGGCGACGGCATCCTGCGCACCTTCCCGCACCGGCACGGACTCGACGGATTCTTCGCCGTCCGGCTCGTGCGGCACGCCGCGACGTAA
- the fmt gene encoding methionyl-tRNA formyltransferase — MRIVFFGTPEFAVPSLRALLAGTEPVVGVVCQPDKPAGRGQHLALPPVKAEALAAGLPVFQPERVRSGDFLPALRELQPDLIVVVAYGKILPQAVLELPAHGCINVHASLLPRYRGAAPIQWAILRGETVTGITIMRIEERLDAGDILLQRSTSIGADETYGELQTRLAELGALALVDAVERLRLGTLDPRPQDEAAVTLAPLLRKADGRLDWVQPAEQLARVVRAFNPWPSAHTLAAGRLLKIHRAHALPEAIGGPPGRVAGLDDGLRVATGLGTLVLDEVQLEGRKRLPACEFSRGGTVKTGTILG, encoded by the coding sequence ATGCGCATCGTGTTTTTCGGCACACCGGAGTTCGCCGTACCCTCGCTGCGTGCGCTGCTCGCCGGCACGGAGCCCGTTGTTGGCGTGGTCTGTCAACCCGATAAGCCGGCGGGACGCGGCCAGCATCTTGCGCTACCCCCCGTCAAGGCGGAAGCCCTCGCCGCCGGCCTGCCGGTGTTTCAGCCCGAGCGAGTGCGTTCCGGGGATTTCCTGCCGGCGTTACGCGAGTTGCAGCCCGATCTGATCGTCGTCGTCGCCTACGGGAAGATCCTGCCACAGGCCGTTCTCGAACTGCCGGCGCACGGCTGCATCAACGTCCACGCCTCGTTGCTGCCTCGCTATCGCGGCGCCGCGCCGATCCAGTGGGCGATCCTGCGCGGCGAGACCGTCACCGGGATCACCATCATGAGAATCGAAGAGCGGCTGGATGCCGGCGACATTCTCTTGCAGCGCAGCACCTCCATCGGCGCGGATGAAACCTACGGGGAACTCCAGACGCGGCTCGCCGAACTCGGAGCGCTGGCTCTGGTCGACGCCGTCGAGCGGCTCCGACTCGGCACTCTCGATCCGCGCCCGCAGGACGAGGCCGCCGTGACTCTCGCGCCGCTTCTCCGGAAGGCAGACGGCCGCCTCGACTGGGTGCAGCCGGCGGAACAGCTTGCTCGCGTCGTACGAGCTTTCAATCCGTGGCCGTCCGCCCACACGCTGGCGGCAGGTCGTTTGCTCAAGATACATCGCGCGCACGCGCTACCCGAGGCGATTGGCGGGCCCCCGGGACGCGTCGCCGGACTGGACGACGGTCTGCGGGTCGCGACCGGCCTCGGCACCCTGGTCCTCGATGAGGTCCAACTCGAAGGCCGCAAGCGCCTGCCGGCGTGCGAGTTCAGCCGCGGTGGCACCGTGAAGACGGGGACTATCCTTGGCTAA
- the def gene encoding peptide deformylase, translating to MALRKILTYPAESLKRTATPVQNIDGTIADLVTDLVETMYAAPGLGLAAPQVGAAERVIVIDIDDEDKGRHVIKLINPVIVETEGRIVWEEGCLSVVDYTADVTRAKRVLVKGWTTDEQEIAIEAEDLLAVALQHEIDHLEGKLFIDRISKLKRDLYRRRVKKWLREGVPLETRQGAASI from the coding sequence ATGGCACTGCGAAAAATCCTCACTTATCCCGCCGAGTCACTGAAGCGCACCGCAACGCCGGTGCAGAACATCGACGGCACGATCGCCGATTTGGTGACCGACCTGGTCGAGACCATGTACGCTGCGCCCGGGCTTGGCCTCGCGGCCCCGCAGGTGGGCGCAGCGGAGCGCGTCATCGTCATCGACATCGACGACGAGGACAAGGGCAGGCACGTCATCAAGCTCATCAATCCGGTCATCGTCGAAACCGAGGGCAGGATCGTCTGGGAGGAGGGCTGCCTGAGCGTCGTCGACTACACGGCCGACGTCACCCGGGCCAAACGCGTTCTCGTGAAGGGCTGGACGACGGACGAGCAGGAAATCGCCATCGAAGCCGAGGACCTGCTCGCGGTGGCGTTGCAACACGAGATCGACCATCTCGAAGGCAAGCTTTTCATCGACCGCATCAGCAAGCTGAAGCGCGATCTGTACCGGCGCCGTGTCAAGAAGTGGCTGCGCGAAGGCGTGCCACTCGAAACCAGGCAGGGCGCCGCCAGTATCTGA
- a CDS encoding PIN domain-containing protein: protein MLVDSSAWIAFLRGDRDAVDRIDPLLAEDRAAITPMIAAEVTSGARTRALFDELTTRFAALPSLAEPTRVWPRIAELRFSLARRGFQTHLVDLAIALTAADARHTVITRDRDFERIAPAIGLEIVVF from the coding sequence ATGCTCGTCGACAGCTCCGCGTGGATCGCCTTCTTGCGCGGGGACCGCGACGCCGTCGACCGCATCGACCCGCTCTTGGCGGAGGACCGGGCGGCCATAACGCCGATGATTGCAGCCGAAGTCACGTCCGGCGCGCGGACCAGGGCACTCTTCGACGAGCTAACGACACGCTTCGCGGCCCTGCCCAGCCTCGCCGAACCCACGCGGGTCTGGCCTCGAATTGCCGAGCTCCGCTTCTCGCTGGCCCGCCGCGGGTTCCAAACCCACCTCGTCGACCTGGCCATAGCGCTGACCGCAGCCGACGCGCGCCACACGGTAATCACCCGCGATCGCGACTTCGAAAGGATAGCCCCGGCGATCGGGCTGGAGATCGTTGTCTTCTAG
- a CDS encoding type II toxin-antitoxin system VapB family antitoxin produces the protein MRTTVDLPEDLMEEARRLWHFRTKQETLTAALQELVRKAHREALRSLAGKVDLDVDLARSRGKRGKR, from the coding sequence ATGCGAACGACCGTCGATCTCCCCGAGGACTTGATGGAGGAAGCGCGCCGCCTCTGGCACTTCCGCACGAAACAGGAGACGCTGACTGCCGCGCTTCAGGAGCTCGTGCGCAAGGCCCATCGGGAGGCACTGCGGAGCCTCGCCGGCAAAGTCGACCTCGACGTCGACCTGGCGCGTTCGCGTGGTAAGCGAGGCAAGCGTTGA
- the priA gene encoding primosomal protein N', whose translation MSEQGTPPDDRAPVCRVAIVPAAGRTEPLDYAIDPPLRGKVRPGMRVLVPLGARRSLGIVTDLLDASQHPRLRSVIETVDSEPVFDDKRLLLCRWIADYYLCPLAEVFGAALPGSLRVGVQRLLVVSTDGRDPATLPADARAVIDHLCTRGPASMEALAEHCGGATAKLIAHLRRGGWVRVEERLEPTAGPTRRLRFYRVTADLDADTAQRMQRSQPGRYAIYAYLHRHPLGRAATAELNASFPNAAAKLRALIAARLVAAIDEEVYREVLPEAPPADRPVTLTAPQAEAVDTISAVIGRAYQPFLLWGVTGSGKTEVYLRSVARCLDAGLTALALVPEISLTHQLVARLRARFGNRVAVLHSALSEGERWDEWRKIQRGEVEIVVGARSAVFAPLPRLGLVVVDEEHDSAYKQDDGIRYNGRDVAVVRARLSGCPIVLGSATPAIETFHNGRSGRYAVLELPARVAARPLPAVDLVDLRRGGKLGRVVLVSSPLAAALKANLAVRGQSLLFLNRRGFANFLQCVQCGDALACPNCSVTLTWHRRRQALRCHHCDHTIPPPTSCPSCGGLSLSAWGAGTEQVEAALRALVPGARVGRMDRDTTARKGSQQRILEAWERQEYDILVGTQMITKGHDIPGVTLVGVLLADQALNFPDFRAAERTFQLLTQVAGRAGRGDRPGRVIVQTLQPEHYSLTCAQQHDYAGFAEVELGHRRELGYPPFSRFVLIRCEGANPQATEAVARACAEHARRVAGNGADVLGPTPAPIERLRGRQRWHLLIRSRTSTAARRAAAAAREASSKKARSADVRVLVDVDPYAML comes from the coding sequence ATGAGCGAGCAAGGCACGCCCCCGGACGACCGGGCCCCGGTATGCCGCGTGGCCATTGTGCCGGCCGCCGGAAGGACCGAGCCGCTCGACTACGCCATCGACCCGCCACTGCGCGGCAAGGTACGGCCGGGCATGCGCGTTCTCGTGCCGCTCGGCGCGCGGCGCAGCCTCGGCATCGTCACCGATCTCCTCGACGCCTCTCAACATCCGCGATTGCGCAGCGTAATCGAGACGGTCGACTCAGAACCGGTCTTCGACGACAAGCGGCTGCTGCTGTGCCGCTGGATCGCCGATTACTACCTCTGCCCGCTCGCCGAGGTGTTCGGCGCGGCCCTCCCGGGAAGTCTCCGGGTCGGTGTCCAGCGCCTGCTCGTCGTGTCGACCGACGGCCGCGATCCGGCGACGCTGCCCGCGGACGCCCGGGCGGTAATCGACCACCTCTGCACCCGGGGACCGGCGAGCATGGAGGCGCTTGCCGAGCATTGTGGCGGCGCGACCGCGAAGTTGATCGCCCATCTGCGACGCGGCGGCTGGGTTCGCGTCGAAGAGCGCCTCGAACCGACTGCGGGACCGACGCGGCGGCTGCGTTTCTACCGGGTCACTGCCGATCTCGATGCCGACACCGCGCAGCGCATGCAGCGTTCGCAACCGGGCCGCTACGCGATCTACGCGTACCTGCACCGGCATCCGCTCGGCCGCGCGGCAACGGCCGAATTGAACGCCAGCTTCCCCAACGCTGCCGCCAAACTGCGCGCCCTGATCGCAGCCCGCCTCGTGGCAGCAATCGACGAAGAGGTGTATCGGGAGGTGCTGCCGGAAGCCCCGCCGGCGGACCGGCCGGTGACCCTTACCGCCCCGCAGGCGGAAGCCGTCGACACGATAAGCGCCGTTATCGGCCGCGCGTATCAGCCGTTTCTGCTGTGGGGCGTGACCGGTAGCGGCAAGACCGAGGTGTACCTGCGCTCTGTCGCGCGCTGCCTCGACGCCGGCCTGACGGCGCTGGCACTGGTGCCCGAAATCTCGCTCACCCACCAGCTCGTGGCGCGCCTGCGGGCGCGCTTCGGAAACCGCGTCGCGGTCCTGCACAGCGCGCTCAGCGAGGGCGAACGGTGGGACGAGTGGCGCAAGATTCAGCGCGGCGAGGTCGAAATTGTCGTCGGCGCCAGATCGGCCGTCTTCGCTCCGCTGCCACGCCTCGGACTCGTCGTCGTCGACGAGGAACACGATTCCGCTTACAAACAGGACGACGGCATTCGCTACAACGGGCGGGACGTCGCGGTGGTGCGCGCCCGCCTCAGCGGCTGCCCGATCGTTCTCGGTTCGGCCACCCCGGCCATCGAGACCTTCCACAACGGCCGCAGCGGACGCTACGCGGTGCTCGAGTTGCCGGCCCGGGTCGCCGCGCGGCCACTGCCGGCGGTGGACCTGGTCGACCTCAGACGCGGCGGCAAACTCGGCCGCGTCGTGCTGGTGTCGTCACCGCTGGCCGCCGCTCTCAAGGCCAACCTCGCGGTGCGCGGACAGAGCCTGCTCTTTCTCAACCGCCGCGGTTTCGCGAACTTCTTGCAGTGTGTCCAGTGCGGCGATGCCCTCGCCTGTCCGAACTGCAGCGTCACGTTGACCTGGCACCGGCGCCGCCAGGCGCTGCGTTGCCATCATTGCGACCACACCATCCCACCGCCGACGTCGTGCCCGTCGTGCGGCGGACTGAGCCTGTCGGCATGGGGGGCGGGAACCGAGCAGGTCGAGGCCGCCCTCCGCGCGCTGGTGCCCGGAGCGCGTGTCGGCCGCATGGACCGCGACACCACCGCCCGCAAAGGCTCGCAGCAGCGCATCCTGGAGGCGTGGGAACGCCAGGAGTACGACATCCTGGTCGGCACCCAGATGATCACCAAGGGACACGACATCCCGGGCGTAACTTTGGTCGGCGTGCTGCTTGCCGACCAGGCGTTGAACTTCCCGGACTTCCGCGCCGCCGAGCGGACTTTCCAGTTGCTGACTCAGGTGGCAGGGCGCGCCGGCCGGGGCGACCGGCCGGGGCGGGTGATCGTTCAGACCCTGCAACCCGAGCACTACAGCCTGACCTGCGCGCAGCAACACGACTATGCCGGATTTGCCGAGGTCGAACTCGGCCACAGGCGGGAACTCGGCTATCCCCCGTTCTCGCGTTTCGTTCTCATCCGCTGCGAAGGTGCGAACCCGCAGGCCACGGAAGCGGTGGCGCGCGCCTGCGCCGAGCACGCGCGTCGGGTGGCGGGCAACGGCGCCGACGTCCTCGGCCCTACCCCCGCACCGATCGAACGGCTGCGCGGCCGGCAGCGCTGGCATCTGCTGATCCGCAGCCGCACCAGCACCGCGGCCCGCCGCGCCGCGGCGGCCGCCCGCGAAGCGAGCAGCAAGAAAGCCCGCAGCGCGGACGTCCGCGTGCTCGTCGATGTGGATCCATATGCGATGCTTTGA